Genomic window (Rossellomorea aquimaris):
GATTGGAAAAGCCCGATCCATGAATTCCTTCAAAATAAGCAATAAAAAAAACGGCTGGCCAGCCGTTTTTTATTTACCCGGAAAGAACTCTCTCCATTCAATCACTTTTACCTTTTCTCTTAGAAGGTAAAATAGGACGATCAGTGCCAGAAAAATCATGACGAGAATAGGAGGGGAAAATTGTTTGATGTATTGACCGAAAACCGTGTAAAAAAACGCCAGGGGAATATTAGAAATAACAGAGGCCCGGATGAAAGGTTTAAGCTTTTTCTTGCGTTCAAGTAAACAAAGGTTCAAAAGCTGATAATGGACAAAAGGAATCAACCGCAGAATAGCAATTTGACCGGTTGTGAGAGTGGCATTCCTCCCAAACCATTTTTCTTTCAGTCTCAGGAGCTTTTCATAGAAAGAGGTAAAGCTCTTTATTACAAAATAAAAAGTAATAGATAAGAGCGTTAATCCGATTAATGAATACAGAGTGCCGAATATACTTCCGAACAGCACTCCTCCCGCCATACATACAAGGGCTACGGGGATGAACAGAAATTGCCTTAGGATATGAAACAAGATAAACAGAACAGGAGCCAAATACCCACTAGCTTCCATGAGGGCGAATGCAGCAACTAACCGTTCGTCCATGGCTAAGGTGACCTCCTTCTGCTTTTCTAAGCTGTTATAGACACTCTCTATATAGTATGTAAAGGAGACGGGTTAAAGAATGAAAACTTCAATTTCTACAACTTAGTATTCAGCCAGATAAAAAGCAGGCTATGAAGCATGACAAGCAGAGGAAAACCGAAAGCGAATACTTTATGTTTCGTTTTGTGCCTGTATACCTTCATTCCCATATATGCGCCGATGCTGCCCCCGAGAATCGCCACCTGCCACAAAGTACTCTCCTTGATGCGATATTCATTTCGCTTCGCCTTCCTTTTATCCTTACCCATGATGATAAAACCGATGATATTGATGACAATGGCATATAGATATATGATACTTGTTAGCGTACCCATGATTTCTACCTGCTTTCCAATGAGATTTATATAAGAAAGGACCGGCCAGAGGCCAGTCCTTTTTGTCTGCTAACTTAGTCAGCAGTTAATTATTTGTTAAGTTGAGCTTTAGCAGCATCTGCTAATTGGTTGAATGCTTTTTCGTCAGCAAT
Coding sequences:
- a CDS encoding VTT domain-containing protein, which translates into the protein MDERLVAAFALMEASGYLAPVLFILFHILRQFLFIPVALVCMAGGVLFGSIFGTLYSLIGLTLLSITFYFVIKSFTSFYEKLLRLKEKWFGRNATLTTGQIAILRLIPFVHYQLLNLCLLERKKKLKPFIRASVISNIPLAFFYTVFGQYIKQFSPPILVMIFLALIVLFYLLREKVKVIEWREFFPGK
- a CDS encoding DUF1294 domain-containing protein; this translates as MGTLTSIIYLYAIVINIIGFIIMGKDKRKAKRNEYRIKESTLWQVAILGGSIGAYMGMKVYRHKTKHKVFAFGFPLLVMLHSLLFIWLNTKL